In Planctomycetota bacterium, one genomic interval encodes:
- a CDS encoding NAD(P)-binding domain-containing protein — translation MAKVYHDDDIDIQPILEKTVGIVGYGSQGHAQAQNLRDSGVRVIVADVKGTPNYDLAVEHGFKPLTAAEVARKADLVQILIPDEIQGKVYQAEIGP, via the coding sequence ATGGCCAAGGTCTATCACGACGACGACATTGACATTCAGCCGATCCTCGAAAAAACGGTTGGGATCGTCGGTTACGGAAGCCAGGGCCACGCCCAGGCCCAGAACCTGCGCGACTCCGGCGTCCGGGTCATCGTGGCCGACGTCAAGGGCACGCCGAACTACGACCTCGCCGTCGAGCACGGTTTCAAGCCGCTCACGGCCGCGGAAGTCGCCAGGAAGGCCGACCTGGTCCAGATCCTCATCCCCGATGAAATCCAGGGCAAGGTCTATCAGGCGGAGATCGGGCC